One segment of Mycolicibacterium neworleansense DNA contains the following:
- a CDS encoding FGGY-family carbohydrate kinase, whose amino-acid sequence MRGTYLIGVDIGTTGTKTVLLHETAGIVAQATLSSPIFSDGPAYAEADASAWVTNAVEGIRQVLAESEIDPAMVAAVSATGMVPAVICLDADLKPVRRPILQNDARATREIDELSAVIDGADMLSRTGSALTQQSVAPTVRWLQRNEPECWSATRYLVGSYDYVLIALGAPPHVEQNWALESGLYTLDGKHFEPALEAVDLSSSSLCEVYRPGTRIGTISASMAETTGLPADVALVVGGADHVLSAYAAGVDTAGDWLIKLGGAGDILTACADPIVDARLYLDAHPRQGTWLPNGCMATSGSLIRWFQTLIGGTPLTDLDAEAAGRRPAAVLCLPYFLGEKSPIHDPQLRGAFIGLELAHTGADMYRSVLEAIAFGFRHNAEVMRSAGITLSRARVTNGGSKSTLWKQIHADVLGTELAPVRDHPGASLGAAILAGVGAGVLGLDDAERFLQFDAPVVPDRERSAIYEEAYQLWRQAGDALVPISHGLTRRSR is encoded by the coding sequence TTGCGGGGCACCTATCTGATCGGCGTCGATATCGGCACCACCGGAACCAAAACTGTTCTGCTGCACGAAACTGCCGGGATCGTGGCGCAGGCGACGTTGAGCTCGCCGATCTTCTCGGACGGGCCGGCATATGCCGAGGCGGACGCCTCGGCTTGGGTTACCAACGCGGTAGAGGGAATTCGGCAGGTTCTTGCCGAATCGGAGATCGACCCGGCGATGGTGGCTGCGGTCTCGGCGACCGGCATGGTTCCCGCCGTGATCTGCCTCGACGCCGACCTCAAGCCGGTGCGCCGGCCCATCCTGCAGAACGATGCCAGGGCAACCCGGGAGATCGACGAGCTGTCGGCGGTGATCGACGGCGCGGACATGTTGTCCCGCACCGGATCCGCGCTGACCCAGCAGTCCGTGGCGCCGACGGTGCGATGGTTGCAGCGCAACGAGCCCGAATGCTGGTCGGCCACGCGCTATCTGGTCGGGTCATACGACTATGTGTTGATCGCGTTGGGGGCGCCGCCACACGTCGAGCAGAACTGGGCACTGGAGTCCGGTCTCTACACCCTCGACGGAAAACACTTCGAGCCGGCGCTCGAGGCCGTCGACCTGTCTTCCTCGTCGCTGTGCGAGGTGTACCGGCCCGGCACCCGGATCGGCACGATCAGTGCATCGATGGCCGAAACCACCGGTCTGCCGGCTGATGTCGCGTTGGTGGTGGGCGGCGCCGACCATGTGTTGTCGGCCTACGCGGCCGGCGTCGACACCGCCGGTGACTGGTTGATCAAGTTGGGCGGTGCCGGCGACATTCTCACTGCCTGTGCCGATCCCATCGTCGACGCGCGCCTGTACCTCGATGCGCATCCCCGGCAGGGAACCTGGCTGCCCAACGGCTGTATGGCCACCAGCGGCAGTCTCATCCGGTGGTTCCAGACCCTCATCGGCGGAACGCCGTTGACCGATCTGGACGCCGAGGCCGCCGGGCGCCGACCCGCCGCGGTGTTGTGCCTGCCCTACTTCCTCGGTGAGAAGTCGCCGATCCACGATCCGCAGTTGCGCGGCGCGTTCATCGGCCTCGAGCTGGCCCACACCGGGGCGGACATGTATCGCTCGGTGCTCGAGGCGATCGCCTTCGGGTTCCGGCACAACGCCGAAGTCATGCGATCGGCCGGAATCACGCTGTCGCGGGCCAGGGTGACGAACGGTGGCAGCAAGTCCACCCTGTGGAAGCAGATCCACGCAGATGTGCTCGGCACCGAGTTGGCGCCGGTGCGTGACCATCCCGGAGCCTCGCTGGGCGCCGCCATCCTGGCGGGTGTGGGCGCCGGTGTGCTCGGCCTCGACGATGCCGAGCGATTCCTGCAGTTCGATGCGCCGGTGGTGCCCGACCGTGAGCGGTCGGCGATCTATGAAGAGGCATATCAGCTGTGGCGGCAGGCCGGCGATGCGCTGGTGCCCATTTCGCACGGGTTGACCCGGAGGTCGCGATGA